A genomic window from Pecten maximus chromosome 4, xPecMax1.1, whole genome shotgun sequence includes:
- the LOC117326237 gene encoding uncharacterized protein LOC117326237, protein MEDDDASKIRDKDVVDVTMSENISKPDTTRDGAGILNRRPTPRELSRLSLLVEATMVTMLFIELGLSFEDIESVRHDCYPLAHITYITKLFLRWTYAYPKQTFHHIERAMTCIGMNTDHILEVIETEEESVVEDIVPIEVLARPPSDDEVKEITNFIGNTFVNLFLEMGLSMTVIEHQMLFPSGFNLKMKALLHYWKETFKEKATIGRLLTAMKVVKMDWYSTATIWATCQEKDDTRRRRLIKDQQKFMAGIADNVETPCNITVTVVGHKGVGKTCFVRQIKQEYIPEGGPNSTDTADLYINHLAYNPDTGVRKELDENGEEETGRQRIKRIIDRYDKMEMTDKDPSESTPNIQDQDKTPPTIKETPTNEVASTSLPSSSYTTKEVQRQTKSQARPSRLNEEARSVALSSEQKKLIEEIMLTVSKEDDKQMKGFITICDFGGEKVFYNTHHCFMSSNMVFVLVFDVAMCLDPVRSKDGYERIETWLKSIATFAVDQAALGKGTPPVILVGSHLDVISSDKEKQEAAFATVLNKLYENPHLSEIMEKHVQGVYPIPYLNHSKKNQDIYDEVWRKIIEIAPLQSRWGKPVPAKWVALEYQLVKLKKEGGIILTYEELLEINRKSAVPLTEHEIPYFLRNLRYAGSFLCFNLQNNTAFIVLKPQWIIDAFKAIITDRKFTAGLSRQLKLRWRKYEKSGILTLDFIRQLWRTNEDEIFLNNINTLCSIMETLGLLANPLLDKSNDEVDYYIVPSMLQTADPEIIRPILDDTETVTTVTLCIKFDNPFIPQAVWDKVIAACIHRFQQLNERGYDGSTFIQRGFVCLSVDFLWNVIINCSENVMKITMFKKDTDKSVPAGAGVNLLSILDFHLKRILKLNHQSHLKYQFYLHNDYSFSADDKMVKVAKLERTPRLQCHSSNDSRFLEREDLRVWFKGADWKAKGTHLEHNKLANELPDRSLSFKEVGRVSKHIGKSFSVFFGELGCPVEDVDRMRSENHGLSFRSLYTEIFIHLLMNMTDLSFARVAVTMLGHGIDQGKLSTVVDENRQTIFDVVALPASCLQKCLAVNDAPNIAKHVDPKAYFNLFLELGFHPTQIKEFDVNFRHKDSLEKITAMLKQYIKETQPCPTVNTLLLAIQECDMDIDAVITSLNCTKDMPMDVP, encoded by the exons ATGGAAGACGAC GACGCCTCAAAGATTCGAGACAAAGATGTTGTAGATGTGACCATGTCAGAAAATATATCCAAACCTG ATACGACGAGGGATGGTGCTGGTATTTTAAACAGAAGGCCGACCCCAAGGGAACTAAGTCGTCTGTCCCTTCTGGTGGAAGCGACAATGGTTACGATGTTGTTTATTGAACTTGGTCTTTCTTTCGAAGACATCGAGTCAGTAAGACATGATTGCTATCCTTTAGCGCATATCACATATATCACAAAGCTGTTTTTACGCTGGACTTATGCATATCCTAAGCAAACGTTCCATCACATCGAACGGGCTATGACGTGCATTGGCATGAACACGGACCATATCTTAGAGGTGATCGAAACTGAGGAAGAAAGTGTAGTGGAAG ATATAGTTCCAATTGAAGTGTTAGCAAGACCTCCATCTGATGATGAAGTAAAGGAAATAACTAATTTCATTGGCAATACATTTGTCAACCTGTTTCTTGAAATGGGACTGTCAATGACAGTCATTGAGCATCAAATGCTTTTTCCATCTGGTTTTAATCTAAAGATGAAAGCACTCCTCCATTATTGGAAAGAAACATTCAAGGAAAAGGCTACCATAGGCAGATTGTTGACGGCGATGAAAGTTGTTAAGATGGACTGGTACTCAACAGCAACAATCTGGGCGACATGTCAGGAGAAGGACGATACCAGACGGAGACGTTTAATTAAAG atCAACAGAAATTTATGGCTGGAATAGCTGATAATGTTGAAACCCCCTGCAACATTACTGTCACTGTCGTAGGTCACAAAGGAGTAGGGAAAACATGTTTCGTCAGACAAATCAAACAAGAATATATTCCGGAAGGTGGGCCAAACTCGACGGACACCGCTGATTTGTATATAAACCATCTAGCTTACAATCCGGACACCGGCGTCCGAAAGGAACTTGATGAAAATGGGGAAGAAGAGACCGGCCGGCAACGAATTAAAAGGATCATAGATAGATATGACAAAATGGAAATGACTGATAAAGATCCATCTGAAAGTACGCCGAATATACAGGATCAGGATAAAACGCCACCTACGATAAAAGAAACACCCACAAATGAAGTCGCATCCACATCATTACCTTCCTCATCATACACGACAAAAG AAGTTCAACGGCAAACAAAATCGCAAGCGCGTCCTTCCCGTTTAAATGAAGAAGCCCGGTCCGTAGCATTATCTTCCGAACAAAAAAAACTTATAGAGGAGATAATGCTCACTGTATCAAAGGAAGATGATAAACAGATGAAGGGTTTCATCACAATCTGTGACTTTGGAGGAGAGAAAGTGTTCTATAACACCCATCACTGTTTCATGTCAAGCAACATGGTTTTCGTCCTGGTATTCGACGTGGCGATGTGTCTAGATCCTGTCAGATCCAAGGATGGTTACG AAAGGATCGAAACCTGGCTGAAGTCTATCGCTACCTTTGCTGTTGACCAAGCAGCCCTTGGTAAAGGGACGCCTCCTGTAATCCTGGTGGGATCCCACCTTGATGTCATTTCTTCTGAT aaagaaaaacaagaaGCCGCATTCGCCACGGTGCTGAATAAGCTGTATGAGAATCCACACCTGAGTGAAATCATGGAAAAACATGTGCAGGGAGTCTATCCTATACCCTACTTGAATCATTCCAAAAAGAATCAAGACATATATGATGAGGTGTGGAGGAAGATCATAGAAATTGCTCCGCTTCAATCTCGATGGGGAAAACCTGTCCCTGCCAAATGGGTCGCCCTTGAATACCAACTGGTAAAACTTAAGAAGGAGGGTGGCATCATTCTTACGTATGAAGAATTGTTGGAAATAAACAGAAAGTCAGCAGTACCACTAACAGAACATGAAATCCCTTATTTCCTTAG gaACCTGAGGTATGCTGggtcttttctttgttttaaccTTCAAAACAATACAGCATTTATCGTTCTTAAACCTCAGTGGATAATTGATGCATTCAAGGCCATTATCACGGATCGCAAGTTCACGGCCGGCCTGTCGAGGCAGCTAAAATTGCGGTGGAGAAAGTATGAGAAATCTGGTATTCTAACACTCGACTTTATCCGGCAACTTTGGCGGACAAACGAGGACGAAATCTTCCTTAACAACATAAATACGCTTTGCAGCATCATGGAAACACTTGGCTTGCTAGCAAATCCATTGTTAGATAAATCAAATGACGAGGTTGATTATTACATAGTTCCAAGTATGCTCCAAACGGCGGATCCCGAGATCATTCGACCAATACTAGATGACACTGAaactgtcaccactgtcactCTTTGCATCAAGTTCGACAATCCATTCATCCCACAAGCCGTGTGGGACAAGGTTATCGCTGCCTGCATCCACAGATTCCAACAACTAAATGAGCGCGGGTATGACGGTTCAACGTTTATCCAACGCGGatttgtctgtctatctgtAGACTTTCTGTGGAACGTTATCATCAACTGCAGCGAAAATGTCATGAAGATTACAATGTTCAAGAAGGATACGGATAAATCAGTACCAGCAGGAGCCGGAGTGAACCTACTCAGTATTCTAGATTTTCATCTCAAAAGGATTCTGAAATTGAATCACCAGAGTCATCTCAAGTACCAGTTCTACCTCCACAACGACTACAGCTTCTCAGCCGATGACAAGATGGTGAAGGTAGCCAAACTCGAACGGACCCCACGCTTACAATGTCACAGCTCTAATGATAGCCGATTTCTAGAAAGAGAAGACCTCCGCGTCTGGTTTAAAGGAGCAGATTGGAAG GCCAAGGGGACCCATTTGGAGCATAATA AACTGGCAAATGAATTACCTGATAGAAGTTTGAGTTTCAAAGAGGTTGGTCGAGTCTCTAAACACATCGGGAAATCGTTCTCGGTTTTCTTTGGCGAATTAGGCTGTCCTGTTGAGGATGTGGATCGGATGAGGAGTGAGAACCATGGATTGTCGTTTAGATCTCTCTATACGGAGATCTTTATTCACCTTCTTATGAACATGACAGATCTCAGTTTTGCGAGAGTTGCAGTTACAATGTTGGGACACGGAATAGATCAAGGAAAACTTTCAACCGTTGTGGACGAGAATAGACAAACTATATTTGATG TCGTAGCTTTGCCGGCAAGTTGTCTACAGAAATGTCTAGCTGTAAATGACGCCCCTAATATTGCGAAACACGTGGACCCTAAAGCCTACTTCAACCTGTTCCTGGAGCTAGGATTCCATCCGACACAGATAAAGGAGTTTGATGTCAATTTCAGACACAAAGACAGTCTCGAAAAGATAACTGCTATGCTGAAGCAGTACATAAAAGAAACCCAACCCTGTCCAACTGTCAACACGCTTCTTCTTGCAATTCAGGAATGCGACATGGACATTGACGCCGTCATAACTTCATTAAATTGCACTAAG GATATGCCCATGGATGTCCCTTGA